The proteins below come from a single Aptenodytes patagonicus chromosome 2, bAptPat1.pri.cur, whole genome shotgun sequence genomic window:
- the SNAP47 gene encoding synaptosomal-associated protein 47 isoform X2 — protein MDSSVKAAAPKGLPESSASTDRVSPSGFESVALVEEDLNGELMNEDIRIHSWPCSYYLDTSKQWVSGRLSLTPVAIKFTADKTGELLVNFHLSSISEIKKESSNLIFSSLTILEKNTKHWFSSLQPSRNVVFNILEHFWREQLLSSQGAGAEAAALQSTKGKELTGLLTGSQKRLEDTAKVLHYQGEQFDNIMRGLNKIEGDMDVADRLLTELESPSWWPFSSKLWKAPLETKPKETATVSDSKNQEGIIIRIPVIITHRTDSNVKPGKLTLFTSGLEISDCNSQVIHRFESKDVDDIRVHTPYEISVRQRFIGKPDTSYRLLSAKMPEAIPILEMQFSKKIQFLEDALGFVGARKSPQVDLGTSIWQAATGLLGGVVQPGSPVGGREGMDNDQVQLQKQEKISQEEAKELKQVVETERPDR, from the exons ATGGACAGTTCTGTAAAGGCAGCAGCCCCCAAAGGGCTGCCTGAGAGTTCTGCGTCTACAGATAGAG TTTCTCCTTCTGGCTTTGAGAGCGTTGCTCTTGTAGAAGAGGATCTGAACGGCGAGCTGATGAACGAAGACATACGTATCCATAGCTGGCCTTGTTCTTACTACTTGGACACCAGCAAACAATGGGTCTCTGGCAGACTCTCACTGACTCCTGTTGCGATCAAATTTACAGCTGACAAGACTGGGGAGCTTTTGGTCAACTTCCATCTTTCTAGTATCAGTGAGATCAAGAAGGAATCTTCGAATTTAATCTTCAGCTCCCTTACCATCTTAGAGAAGAACACCAAGCACTGGTTCAGTTCTCTGCAACCCAGCAGAAATGTGGTGTTCAACATCCTTGAGCACTTCTGGAGGGAGCAGTTGCTGTCAAGCCAAGgtgcaggagcagaagcagcagctttgcagtcaacaaagggaaaagaacTGACCGGGTTATTGACTGGATCGCAGAAACGACTGGAGGACACAGCAAAAGTGCTGCATTACCAGGGTGAGCAGTTTGATAACATCATGAGAGGACTCAACAAGATCGAAGGGGATATGGATGTAGCAGACAG GTTGTTGACTGAGCTCGAATCTCCTTCTTGGTGGCCGTTTAGCAGCAAGCTCTGGAAAGCACCATTGGAAACCAAGCCAAAGGAAACTGCCACAGTTTCCGATTCAAAGAACCAGGAAGGAATCATAATTAGAATTCCAGTTATTATCACCCACAGAACAGACTCAAATGTCAAGCCAGGAAAACTCACGCTCTTCACTTCTGGCCTGGAAATCAGTGACTGCAATTCTCAGGTCATTCACCGGTTTGAATCAAAGGATGTAGATGATATCAGAGTTCATACGCCATATGAAATCAGTGTCCGTCAGAGATTTATTGGGAAGCCTGACACCTCTTACCGGCTCTTGTCAGCAAAGATGCCAGAAGCAATCCCCATCTTGGAGATGCAGTTTAGCAAGAAGATACAGTTTTTAGAAGATGCCCTAGGATTTGTTGGTGCCAGGAAGTCTCCTCAAGTAGATTTGGGGACCTCCATTTGGCAAGCAG CCACGGGACTCCTGGGAGGAGTGGTGCAGCCCGGCTCTCCGGTGGGAGGCAGAGAAGGGATGGACAATGACCAGGTTCAACTGCAGAAGCAAGAGAAGATCTCCCAGGAAGAAGCAAAAGAGCTTAAACAG